A genomic region of Vampirovibrio chlorellavorus contains the following coding sequences:
- a CDS encoding Sec-independent protein translocase subunit TatA/TatB — protein sequence MHAEPLLLFINLGVPELSIIVLLVLILFGPGKLPGVMKSLGDGVRQFKDAASGDAAKKADKNE from the coding sequence ATGCACGCTGAGCCCCTCCTCCTCTTCATCAATCTGGGAGTCCCGGAACTCTCCATCATCGTTTTGCTGGTTCTAATCCTGTTTGGCCCCGGCAAGTTACCCGGCGTCATGAAGTCTCTGGGAGACGGGGTGCGCCAGTTCAAGGACGCAGCCAGCGGAGACGCCGCCAAAAAGGCCGATAAGAACGAGTAA
- a CDS encoding GGDEF domain-containing protein encodes MTEIYLLCQQPEAFRARLTTLVGDRFPIKTPNSEAALLEQLWDAPQAVIFSDLPLTELTALLERCRFARAATALIGLLPAASHDAPLPVLDIDCHWVSATGSDFEWLNSLSGAIRQAELLAALSESAQRDEVSNLFSRPYFMSRLTGELSLAKRHQAELSLMVLGLDCYQIYLDSYGYQFVNALLRFLGEQIIGMIRHEDVMARIGDDEIGILLPRSTEAGARTLAARMVTTLNTQVFQQGGYTEEVLVSAGIVSYPLRDARCEDADTLMRYGRHALYHSKADADDLPRVCLFSEIVPTL; translated from the coding sequence ATGACAGAAATTTACCTGCTATGCCAACAGCCAGAAGCGTTCAGGGCCCGATTAACCACGCTCGTGGGTGATCGATTCCCCATCAAAACGCCGAACTCTGAAGCGGCCTTGCTGGAGCAGTTATGGGACGCCCCACAGGCGGTCATCTTCTCCGATTTGCCGCTGACCGAGCTGACGGCCCTGTTAGAGCGATGTCGGTTCGCCCGAGCGGCCACCGCCCTGATTGGACTTTTGCCCGCAGCCAGCCACGACGCCCCATTGCCTGTTCTGGACATCGACTGCCATTGGGTGTCCGCCACGGGTAGCGATTTTGAGTGGCTGAACAGCTTGAGTGGGGCCATCCGTCAGGCAGAGTTGCTGGCTGCCTTGTCGGAATCCGCCCAGCGGGATGAGGTGAGCAACCTGTTCAGCCGCCCGTACTTTATGAGCCGTCTCACCGGAGAGTTGTCCCTGGCCAAGCGCCATCAGGCGGAACTCTCCCTAATGGTATTGGGGCTGGATTGTTATCAAATATATCTGGATAGCTATGGCTACCAGTTTGTGAACGCTCTGTTGCGATTTTTGGGGGAGCAGATCATCGGCATGATTCGGCATGAGGATGTGATGGCCCGCATAGGGGATGATGAAATCGGCATTTTGCTGCCCCGAAGCACGGAAGCCGGTGCCAGGACCCTGGCTGCCCGCATGGTGACAACACTGAACACACAGGTGTTTCAGCAGGGCGGCTACACCGAAGAAGTGCTGGTCAGCGCGGGAATCGTGTCTTATCCCTTGAGAGATGCCCGGTGTGAGGATGCCGACACCCTAATGCGCTATGGGCGGCATGCCCTGTACCACAGCAAAGCGGATGCGGATGATCTACCCCGGGTGTGCCTGTTCAGTGAAATTGTCCCCACGCTTTAA
- the nadD gene encoding nicotinate-nucleotide adenylyltransferase, giving the protein MAKAPGVCFYFGTFNPIHNGHLMVAQSALSQFGQRLGFERVVFVPAGNPPHRYQEPDLLEATLRLEMVRRATADNAAFAVSDVEIGRPGKSYTVDTLQALTQQYALPQPVPLIIGADALAQLATWRQPQRLVEMVHFLQAPRPGFDLVRQINLNGELAPLGTSPIDMPPLGISSSWIRQTLATSPTGAEGLRYYLPAPVLQFIRWNGLYT; this is encoded by the coding sequence ATGGCAAAAGCCCCCGGCGTCTGTTTTTACTTCGGGACGTTTAACCCCATTCATAACGGCCATCTGATGGTGGCGCAATCCGCTTTAAGCCAGTTTGGGCAGAGGCTTGGCTTTGAACGGGTGGTGTTTGTGCCCGCTGGCAATCCCCCTCACCGGTATCAGGAGCCGGATTTGCTGGAAGCTACCCTTCGCTTGGAAATGGTGCGGCGGGCTACGGCGGATAATGCTGCCTTTGCGGTGAGTGACGTTGAAATAGGGCGTCCCGGCAAAAGTTACACCGTGGATACCCTGCAAGCCCTCACTCAGCAGTACGCACTGCCACAGCCGGTTCCCTTGATCATTGGGGCCGATGCGCTGGCTCAGCTGGCAACCTGGCGTCAGCCGCAGCGGCTGGTAGAAATGGTCCACTTTTTACAGGCTCCTCGTCCGGGCTTTGACCTCGTACGGCAAATCAACCTGAATGGCGAACTGGCGCCCCTGGGCACATCTCCCATTGATATGCCGCCGCTGGGTATTTCTTCCAGCTGGATTCGCCAGACGCTGGCCACAAGCCCCACGGGGGCTGAGGGGCTGCGCTACTATCTGCCCGCCCCGGTCCTCCAGTTTATTCGGTGGAATGGGCTGTATACGTAA
- a CDS encoding TadE family protein produces the protein MTIQCSRLVKRQALRGQNLVELVLTLPFMLILIFFIIDSGRAWMAYESAKMAVRDAAYTASIFQNPEVGQRQLNVKIVSSGLKGSGTVTQVPNQHAYRASIQVEFTPLFGELAIPTISGPIRLLPGAIPISYSNVTDVALY, from the coding sequence ATGACAATCCAATGTTCCCGCCTCGTCAAACGCCAGGCCTTACGGGGGCAGAATCTGGTGGAGCTGGTTCTCACCTTGCCCTTTATGCTCATCCTGATCTTTTTCATTATCGACTCAGGACGGGCCTGGATGGCCTATGAAAGCGCCAAGATGGCCGTTCGCGACGCTGCTTACACCGCCTCTATCTTTCAAAACCCGGAAGTGGGTCAAAGGCAGTTGAACGTGAAAATAGTGTCCAGCGGTCTGAAAGGTTCCGGCACGGTGACTCAGGTGCCCAATCAACACGCTTATCGGGCCAGTATTCAGGTGGAATTTACACCGCTGTTCGGAGAACTGGCCATTCCCACAATCTCGGGCCCCATCCGCCTGTTGCCGGGCGCTATTCCCATTTCCTACTCCAACGTCACCGATGTGGCCCTGTATTGA
- a CDS encoding Fur family transcriptional regulator: MTDTPTIQSRAELSEILRQKGFRLTPQREKILDLFYELPEGEHLSAEELQKTLRLENSDISLATSYRTLKLLASLGVLRELDFAEDHKHYELARNPKSPHHHIICLDCGTTEEFESDVIMEFAESLAQNRGFDIVDVQLKVFAMCKQHPVEETRSTKGH, translated from the coding sequence ATGACTGACACCCCCACCATACAAAGCCGAGCAGAGCTGTCCGAAATCCTTCGCCAAAAAGGGTTTCGGCTGACCCCACAGCGGGAAAAAATTCTGGATTTGTTTTACGAGCTGCCCGAAGGCGAGCATTTAAGCGCGGAGGAGCTGCAAAAAACCCTGCGCCTGGAAAACTCCGATATCAGCCTGGCGACGTCCTACCGTACCCTAAAACTGCTGGCCTCTCTGGGGGTACTGCGGGAACTGGACTTTGCGGAAGACCACAAGCATTATGAGCTGGCCCGAAACCCCAAATCGCCGCATCATCACATTATTTGCCTGGACTGCGGCACCACCGAAGAGTTTGAAAGCGATGTGATCATGGAATTCGCTGAATCATTGGCCCAGAACCGGGGCTTTGACATTGTGGACGTGCAGTTAAAAGTGTTTGCCATGTGCAAGCAGCACCCCGTGGAGGAGACCCGCAGCACCAAGGGACACTAG